One window of the Athene noctua chromosome 5, bAthNoc1.hap1.1, whole genome shotgun sequence genome contains the following:
- the TLX1 gene encoding T-cell leukemia homeobox protein 1 produces the protein MEHLGAHHLHQGQAEPISFGIDQILNTSEPGSCMVSHPRLQDSADYGLGCIVGSAYNTVTGGYGASGGAAGAYTGTSCSMGGLPGSYNVNMAVSMNGNTLSSAGGVIRVPAHRPVAGGVHQPLSAAVPAVNGMNSLTGLTFPWMESNRRYTKDRFTGHPYQNRTPPKKKKPRTSFTRLQICELEKRFHRQKYLASAERAALAKALKMTDAQVKTWFQNRRTKWRRQTAEEREAERQQANRILMQLQQEAFQKTINQPIQADPICVHNSSLFALQNLQPWSDDSTKITSVTTVASACE, from the exons ATGGAGCACCTCGGGGCTCACCACCTGCACCAAGGCCAAGCCGAGCCCATCAGCTTCGGCATCGACCAGATCCTCAACACGTCGGAGCCGGGCAGCTGCATGGTGTCGCACCCGCGGCTGCAGGACTCGGCGGACTACGGGCTGGGCTGCATCGTGGGCAGCGCCTACAACACGGTCACGGGTGGCTAcggggcgagcggcggcgcggccggcgcctACACCGGCACCTCCTGCAGCATGGGCGGCCTGCCCGGCTCCTACAACGTGAACATGGCGGTGAGCATGAACGGCAACACCTTGAGCTCGGCCGGGGGGGTGATCCGTGTCCCGGCCCATCGCCCGGTGGCCGGCGGCGTGCACCAGCCCCTCTCCGCCGCCGTGCCCGCGGTGAACGGCATGAACAGTCTCACGGGGCTCACCTTTCCCTGGATGGAGAGCAACAGGCGGTATACAAAAGACAGGTTCACAG GTCACCCCTACCAGAACCGCACGCCCCCCAAGAAGAAGAAGCCGCGCACCTCCTTCACCCGCCTGCAGATCTGCGAGCTGGAGAAGCGCTTCCACCGGCAGAAGTACCTGGCCTCGGCCGAGCGCGCTGCCCTGGCCAAGGCCCTCAAGATGACGGATGCCCAGGTGAAGACCTGGTTCCAGAACCGGCGCACCAAgtggag GAGGCAGACGGCAGAGGAGCGGGAGGCCGAGCGGCAGCAAGCAAACCGCATCCTcatgcagctgcagcaggaggcctTCCAAAAAACCATCAACCAGCCCATCCAAGCCGACCCCATCTGTGTCCACAACTCCTCTCTCTTCGCTCTCCAGAACCTCCAGCCTTGGTCTGATGACTCCACCAAGATCACCAGCGTCACCACTGTTGCTTCCGCTTGCGAATAA